Proteins from a single region of Cryptococcus neoformans var. grubii H99 chromosome 5, complete sequence:
- a CDS encoding nucleolar pre-ribosomal-associated protein 1, with the protein MAPKRKWQEGQEDSLPTIVRAKPGTKAFASGKSVKDALATGSPQAFVSFRQQIVTPPSELPLSINHPTVVILQHYLDISPACDEIFRAWQVGEQTKSEQQVHAAVELLSEIIQVLTPVPFFRSIVIGLVNKVISPSEPYHDHINHLIQSGKRDDVYHGLLLAAVSMSVDSPSTSSTSGRLGMKLWNTLVEGGAVRGFGKQMGMRRRNKEGMVGYGDRDPLDKPDIRHLILRIILPLFPSPSFQPHAKTILPPLYSNLAADPPITVLRILTALWAAISSPSFGLNRRVSLILFQERSIEALWGQLGRDDVEEKSGKKVGELVRAFLEGITATPGKGVCFPDEGWYPRQMDDSKEGDNKVGNGGDTWRKGLHNRILGNVVRKVGNKVVDDEGIVGEWMIEVFRACPELVSGYWAHSALSLEPRLNARWMATMSYVGRIISLPVPPLQTFRQTAPAGTDPSLSPFRTEPPQASTIVESVLPAPFTKAHLMKGLQHAEGIVQHMTAITLSRALAKLGQVQELFSFIETELYPNGQPDNPWARRQRELEMEVRKRLPELAVIVAFAQKSAQLAPAEPDPDSEEDRALVTKSAMLTELALRIFSLCNRILPSMASELKFDVGRLLVSSSSAKQEKKEKQQAREGSVIGDDAQSVKSIGTVGSKGTIGMRGGFGQSRGEVEGFEALSQVHVLELLGEVRDWHWSNKAAGSQYTYVYHILLLHLSTPQSVTYSKTTALLSHLLLPTLLFEHDPQELPIWLGAMPKRVREAGPMLFAQQIQLLAFLDDCFRRCLKTPYRYIEDTLALSPSSTPDLQSNSKEMVSPLMMAILEQFSAKLMGQLVSTEAACIIVNYLRRVILGLVGKQRELSWLLAVLNRLEDIVKGVKEAGQERKGLEECVQVIKGDFDVIMGKSEPAKVGQDPSLPQLLDHREWSSSSFEYQALFIARPSTLSSLLFLIQRKDASILFHVNFLIHLNILQPSSTSAIKNQDSTQAVLTLFAKSLDNVEGASEWQDQIKRNVFGDFGSRKLFLSEDSHEFRDSLNILIRHLIFGKPTDEEIAQGFVEHCVELLGNDKKGKKLDQNLRVLAPWVRFLTPSQATQISQILFRHKNPVLSSHAFLLSDIITLTKSPAFAVKHLDKLGELGVVEAVIKLVDDAAKDRKSSDELASLKINRETIQLLLRLASNESISLLVRLIQASSSAAKVTFSVLQEGEALVNDRRLLPVVEALFVLGLDFGKASTIASVALETITSEQDEKVQGAAIEVLVRLAESASNEIVEILFTVQLSSFNSAFMRFVERLAHICKTKIELLESICHLIGLGLQYAVRLCSNLKDMNGESAAALKSLEQSIEVVDQDQLDLQIALVEPVITAVIQDRLEIAEAADLATLLAARVELKASFLRQQLQAIYASATYTRCTTSSCPSHIRLHFIRLLHRLFASSTYVSCQPPFIEPLILLYRGTTSEVDRRVLHMLQLFEGYRRISIASIMRYWNANGVLGIGGKSLDALASLDPQKVFATCQAYPLRRQLRGWGKIATDPEEGEGLYDPVFVMGLFVASMHEGMRGLDWVEVLRSNVLGLTVCGLSSRDKEVRSVASYALAKTMSLIETTGFFERAQLTYTLRLLRHALPTSTSRLPILSTLFFAYALRSLANPSHFFYPLSSRFLLQRSVFDSEDTPLLYGMLYANGEGWKRERNWMVRFLKEGVRSEADWRVIRRRKVWSLMATLFIESLDPVFRRSILQTMSNILLIPAAASSLVLRDGLFVWLDMQWTSISAYHASLPVSSKSGVRGQRAQAWEQEEKNLLLEIAERACEAIASAEKERIKEGKDLRGWAKQTETFLKTVLSDADGEKLEVASKILYSVSQIPVDTTITQLLPLFVDRLSSAGSVAPALPNIISCLFAAGLNVKPADVREKDDLAKALAEVRWRVERGEAGNYLKDWVRREKQLSELMT; encoded by the exons ATGGCCCCAAAACGCAAGTGGCAGGAGGGTCAGGAAGATTCCCTGCCTACTATTGTAAGGGCCAAGCCGGGAACGAAGGCCTTTGCATCGGGGAAATCGGTCAAAGATGCCCTCGCGACCGGCTCTCCTCAAG cttttgtttctttcaGACAGCAGATTGTAACACCACCTTCCGAATTACCTTTATCCATCAACCACCCAACGGTGGTCATCCTGCAACATTACCTCGATATCTCCCCAGCTTGTGATGAGATCTTTCGAGCATGGCAAGTTGGAGAGCAG ACGAAGAGCGAACAGCAAGTTCATGCCGCTGTGGAACTGCTTTCTGAGATTATTCAAGTGTTGACACCAGTGCCTTTCTTCCGTTCAATTGTGATTGGCCTTGTCAATAAGgtcatctctccttctgaACCCTACCACGATCAT ATTAACCATCTCATCCAATCTGGCAAACGAGACGATGTGTACCACGGTCTTCTTTTGGCGGCTGTATCTATGTCTGTTgactctccttccacgTCTTCGACGTCGGGTAGACTCGGTATGAAGCTTTGGAATACTCTTGTGGAAGGAGGCGCCGTTAGAGGGTTTGGGAAGCAGATGGGCATGAGAAGACGAAACAAGGAGGGTATGGTCGGATATGGCGACCGAGATCCACTTGACAAACCAGATATTCGtcacctcatcctccggatcatcctccctctttttccttcaccttcattCCAGCCTCATGCCAAAACTATTCTCCCTCCGTTATACTCCAACCTTGCCGCCGACCCGCCTATAACTGTCCTCCGCATCTTGACAGCTCTTTGGGCAgcaatctcttccccttcattTGGATTAAACCGACGAGTTAGTTTAATTCTCTTCCAAGAAAGAAGCATTGAAGCCCTTTGGGGTCAAttgggaagagatgatgtAGAAGAGAAAAGTGGTAAAAAAGTCGGCGAGTTGGTGCGCGCTTTCCTCGAAGGTATCACCGCTACCCCAGGAAAAGGTGTCTGCTTCCCTGATGAAGGGTGGTACCCTCGTCAAATGGATGACTCCAAGGAAGGCGATAATAAGGTcggaaatggaggagataCTTGGAGAAAGGGTTTGCATAACAGGATTCTAGGGAACGTAGTGCGAAAGGTGGGAAATAAGGtggttgatgatgaaggaatTGTGGGCGAGTGGATGATTGAAGTATTCAGGGCTTGTCCTGAGCTTGTGTCTGG ATACTGGGCACACTCTGCATTGTCTCTCGAACCTCGTCTCAACGCTCGATGGATGGCGACAATGTCTTACGTCGGTCGTATCATTTCCCTCCCcgtccctcctcttcaaaccTTCCGACAAACCGCTCCTGCGGGTACCGAtccctccctttccccaTTCCGAACTGAACCTCCCCAGGCGTCAACGATCGTCGAAAGCGTCTTACCTGCACCCTTCACGAAAGCTCACTTGATGAAAGGTCTTCAACATGCCGAAGGGATAGTCCAACATATGACTGCTATCACCCTCTCTCGTGCTCTTGCGAAACTTGGCCAAGTCCAAGAACTCTTTTCGTTCATTGAAACAGAACTCTATCCTAACGGGCAACCCGATAACCCATGGGCAAGAAGGCAGAGAGAGCTTGAAATGGAAGTAAGGAAACGTTTACCGGAACTGGCAGTCATCGTTGCATTTGCACAAAAGTCTGCACAACTTGCACCTGCAGAGCCGGACCCTGATAGCGAAGAAGATCGAGCTCTTGTAACAAAGTCGGCAATGCTTACTGAGCTGGCCCTTCGTATCTTTTCTTTGTGCAACAGAATTCTCCCATCGATGGCTTCTGAGCTCAAGTTTGATGTCGGTCGTCTCCTTGTCTCGTCTTCGAGTGCAaaacaggagaagaaggagaaacagcaggcgagagaaggaagcgtTATTGGAGATGACGCGCAAAGTGTAAAATCCATTGGTACTGTGGGCAGTAAAGGGACTATTGGTATGCGAGGAGGCTTCGGTCAATCAAgaggagaggtggagggcTTTGAAGCTCTTAGTCAAGTCCACGTGCTTGAGTTGCTAGGCGAGGTCAGAGATTGGCATTGGAGCAATAAAGCTG CTGGATCTCAATACACTTACGTCTaccacatcctccttcttcacctttccACCCCTCAATCGGTGACCTACTCCAAAACGActgctcttctctcccaccttTTATTACCCACCCTCTTGTTCGAACATGACCCTCAGGAGCTCCCCATTTGGCTGGGCGCGATGCCTAAGAGGGTCAGAGAAGCTGGGCCTATGCTGTTCGCTCAGCAGATTCAGCTTTTGGCTTTCTTGGATGATTGTTTCAGGAGATGTTTGAAGACGCCTTACCGATATATTGAAGACACCCTCGctctctccccttcttcaacccctGATCTTCAAAGCAACTCTAAGGAGATGGTTAGCCCCCTCATGATGGCCATCCTTGAGCAGTTCTCTGCAAAGCTTATGGGTCAGCTCGTTTCCACGGAAGCTGCCTGCATCATTGTCAACTACCTCCGTCGAGTGATTCTAGGTTTGGTGGGCAAGCAACGAGAATTAAGTTGGTTGTTGGCTGTGTTGAACAGGCTAGAAGATATTGTGAAGGGGGTGAAGGAGGCCGGACAGGAGAGGAAAGGTTTGGAGGAATGCGTTCAAGTGATAAAAGGAGATTTCGATGTGATCATGGGCAAATCCGAACCTGCCAAGG TAGGGCAAgatccttctcttcctcaactcctTGACCACCGTGAATggtcgtcgtcttctttcgAGTACCAAGCACTTTTCATCGCTCGACCGTCAACATTGTCATCCTTACTTTTCCTTATTCAAAGAAAAGATgcttccatcctttttcATGTCAATTTTCTCATTCATCTCAACATTCTCCAGCCGTCGTCTACTTCTGCCATCAAAAACCAAGATAGTACCCAAGCCGTGCTGACTCTCTTCGCCAAGTCTTTGGACAACGTGGAAGGTGCAAGCGAATGGCAAGATCAGATCAAGCGGAATGTGTTTGGTGACTTCGGTTCAAGAAAGTTATTCCTTAGCGAAGATAGTCATGAGTTTAGAGATA GCTTGAACATTCTGATCAGGCATTTGATCTTTGGAAAGCCGACAGACGAGGAGATCGCTCAAGGGTTTGTCGAACATTGTGTAGAACTGCTCGGCAATGAcaagaaagggaagaagctaGATCAA AATCTCAGAGTATTGGCTCCCTGGGTCCGATTTCTTACCCCTTCTCAAGCAACTCAAATATCCcaaatcctcttccgccacAAGAACCCtgttctttcttctcatgcTTTTCTGCTCTCGGATATCATTACATTAACCAAGTCACCTGCATTTGCTGTTAAGCATTTGGACAAATTGGGAGAATTGGGAGTCGTAGAAGCAGTAATCAAACTCGTGGACGACGCCGCAAAGGATAGGAAATCTAGCGACGAGCTGGCCAGCCTCAAAATCAACCGCGAAACAATCCAACTGCTTCTCAGACTTGCCAGCAACGAATCCATCTCCTTACTGGTCAGATTGATCCAGGCCAGTTCTTCTGCGGCCAAGGTGACATTTTCTGTCTTGCAAGAGGGCGAAGCCTTAGTAAATGACAGAAGACTATTGCCGGTGGTTGAGGCTCTTTTTGTCCTAGGGCTTGATTTCGGGAAGGCTAGTACCATTGCTAGTGTCGCTTTGGAGACGATCACTTCCGAGCAGGACGAGAAGGTCCAGGGCGCAGCAATCGAGGTATTGGTCCGCTTGGCTGAATCTGCATCCAACGAGATCGTTGAGATTCTCTTTACGGTTCAGTTGTCCTCTTTCAACTCTGCCTTCATGCGATTCGTGGAACGTCTTGCTCATATATGCAAAACGAAAATCGAGCTGCTGGAAAGCATTTGTCATTTGATTGGTTTGGGATTGCAATATGCTGTCAGACTCTGTTCTAATCTGAAAGACATGAATGGGGAAAGTGCCGCTGCTTTGAAGAGTCTCG AACAATCAATCGAAGTTGTTGACCAAGATCAACTCGATCTACAAATTGCGTTGGTCGAACCTGTCATCACTGCTGTTATTCAAGACAGGTTAGAAATTGCAGAAGCTGCCGATCTTGCCACGCTTCTTGCTGCTCGTGTCGAATTAAAG GCAAGTTTCCTTCGACAACAACTCCAAGCCATCTACGCTTCCGCCACGTACACTCGCTGCACCACCAGCTCTTGCCCGTCCCATATCCGTCTCCACTTTATTCGTCTCCTCCATAGACTTTTTGCCTCATCGACCTACGTGTCTTGTCAGCCTCCATTTATCGAACCTCTGATTTTATTGTATCGAGGCACGACTTCTGAAGTGGATAGGCGAGTGTTGCACATGCTGCAATTGTTCGAAGGCTACAGAAGAATTTCGATTGCCAGCATTATGAGGTATTGGAACGCGAATGGAGTCCTTGGTATCGGAGGCAAGTCCCTGGATGCCTTGGCAAGTTTGGACCCTCAAAAGGTGTTTGCAACCTGTCAAGCATACCCTCTTCGTCGACAGCTTCGTGGATGGGGCAAGATCGCAACTGACCCcgaggaaggcgagggaTTGTATGATCCTGTTTTTGTCATGGGTCTCTTCGTCGCTTCTATGCATGAAGGCATGAGAGGCTTGGACTGGGTCGAAGTATTGAGGAGCAATGTTCTAGGTTTGACGGTTTGCGGACTGTCGTCTAGGGACAAAGAAGTGAGGAGTGTAGCCTCATATGCTTTGGCAAAAACGATGAGTCTCATTGAA ACCACCGGGTTTTTTGAACGAGCGCAGCTCACTTATACCCTTCGACTTCTTCGACATGCTCTTCCTACGTCGACATCTCGTCTACCAATACTCTCTACACTCTTTTTCGCCTACGCGCTTCGCTCTCTTGCGAATCCTTCTCATTTCTTCTATCCCCTGTCTTCTCGTTTCCTGTTACAAAGATCTGTCTTCGACAGCGAAGACACCCCATTGCTTTATGGAATGCTCTATGCCAATGGAGAagggtggaagagggaaaggaatTGGATGGTTAGATTCTTGAAGGAGGGCGTCAGAAGTGAAGCA GATTGGAGAGTcatcagaagaagaaaagtgTGGTCGTTGATGGCTACTTTGTTCATTGAATCACTTGATCCTGTTTTCCGTCGGTCAATTCTACAG ACCATGTCGAATATTCTTCTCATCCCTGCTGCCGCCTCATCGCTCGTTCTCCGTGACGGTCTCTTTGTTTGGTTGGACATGCAGTGGACCTCAATCTCCGCATACCACGCTTCACTTCCTGTATCCTCCAAATCTGGTGTTAGAGGCCAACGTGCGCAAGCTtgggagcaggaggagaagaattTGCTGTTGGAAATCGCAGAAAGGGCGTGCGAGGCCATTGCTTCGGCTGAAAAGGAGCGAATAAAAGAGGGCAAGGATCTGAGAGGCTGGGCGAAGCAGACGGAGACATTCTTGAAAACTGTCTTAAGTG ATGCAGACGGCGAGAAACTGGAGGTTGCATCGAAAATTCTTTACAGTGTATCCCAAATCCCTGTTGATACCACCATTACTCAACTTTTGCCGCTCTTTGTGGACAGATTGTCGTCAGCCGGATCTGTGGCGCCGGCGCTCCCAAATATTATCTCTTGCCTCTTCGCTGCCGGCCTGAATGTCAAGCCAGCTGATGTTCGTGAGAAAGATGATCTGGCGAAGGCATTGGCCGAGGTGAGATGGCGCGTCGAGCGGGGCGAGGCGGGTAATTATTTGAAAGATTGGGTTCGAAGAGAGAAACAGTTGTCCGAACTAATGACATAA